A single Lactuca sativa cultivar Salinas chromosome 8, Lsat_Salinas_v11, whole genome shotgun sequence DNA region contains:
- the LOC128127685 gene encoding uncharacterized protein LOC128127685 produces MGLTSSFYIMWRCGGGRKGGGGVCESGDSGGNDIDDDGVGADNNDGGRDGGGGVRVCGGGSGHGGVVRSCGGGNCGGDNGDIGVGGGLGSGYGGGVGGCCSGNIGNSGCVGPQSCPVQSCPTPIATTPVSKQHR; encoded by the exons atgggtcttacatCTAGTTTCTATAtaat GTGGAGGTGTGGTGGTGGTCGgaagggtggtggtggtgtttgtGAAAGTGGTGATAGTGGCGGAAACGACATAGATGATGATGGTGTTGGTGCCGACAACAATGACGGTGGtcgtgatggtggtggtggtgttaggGTTTGTGGCGGTGGTAGTGGTCATGGAGGTGTTGTTCGTAGTTGTGGCGGTGGCAACTGTGGAGGTGACAATGGTGACATAGGTGTTGGTGGTGGTCTTGGTAGTGGTTATGGAGGCGGCGTTGGTGGTTGCTGCAGTGGCAACATAGGTAATAGTGGTTGTGTTGGGCCGCAAAGCTGCCCCGTTCAAAGCTGCCCCACaccaatagctaccacaccagtatcaaagcaACATAGGTAA
- the LOC111878431 gene encoding catalase isoform X1 encodes MYTCILYLNTYQSQAFALKGRTSGKLLSSFSSSVFTLIRIMDPYKESKLILPPPDQRPSSAYNSPFWTTNAGLPVYNNTASLTVGNRGPILLEDYHLIEKLANFTRERIPERIVHARGASAKGFFEVTHDITHLTCADFLRAPGVQTPTIVRFSTVIHERGSPETIRDPRGFATKFYTREGNFDIVGNNFPVFFTRDAMAFPDVIHAFKPNPKSHIQEDWRILDFLSHHPESLNTMTFWLDDVGIPTDYRHMEGSSVNTLTLVNKEGKTHYVKFTWKPTCGVKCLMDEEAIKIGGANHSHATQDLYDSIAAGNFPEWKLFLQVIDPDHEDRLDFDPLDGTMVWPEDVVPLQPVGRMVLNKNIDNFFAENEQLAFNPGLVVPGIYYSDDKMLQGRIFAYSDTQRHRLGPNYLQLPVNAPKCAHHNNHYDGNMNFMHRDEEVDYFPSRYDRVQHAQKYPINSARVTGTRERTVIPKFNDFKQPGERYRSWEPDRQERFIHRMVKMLSDPRVTHELRSIWISYWTQADQSLGQKIASRLSVRPSY; translated from the exons ATGTACACCTGCATACTGTACCTCAATACTTATCAA TCTCAAGCATTTGCATTGAAAGGACGTACAAGCGGAAAGCTTCTCTCTTCCTTCTCCTCTTCAGTCTTCACTCTCATCAGGATCATGGATCCCTACAAG GAATCGAAACTCATCCTCCCTCCCCCTGAT CAACGCCCTTCAAGTGCTTACAATTCCCCATTCTGGACAACAAACGCCGGTTTACCAGTCTACAACAACACCGCATCACTGACTGTTGGAAACAGAGGTCCGATTCTCCTTGAAGATTATCATCTGATCGAAAAACTTGCGAATTTCACTCGTGAAAGGATCCCAGAACGTATAGTCCATGCAAGAGGTGCTAGTGCAAAGGGTTTCTTCGAGGTCACACATGACATCACTCATCTCACCTGCGCTGATTTCCTCCGTGCTCCCGGAGTTCAAACTCCGACGATTGTTCGTTTCTCTACTGTCATCCATGAACGTGGAAGCCCTGAAACCATCAGAGACCCCCGAGGTTTTGCAACCAAGTTTTACACCAGAGAG GGTAACTTTGATATTGTGGGAAACAACTTCCCTGTGTTCTTCACTCGTGATGCAATGGCATTCCCAGATGTGATCCATGCATTTAAGCCAAACCCTAAATCACATATCCAAGAAGACTGGAGAATTCTCGACTTTCTCTCACACCATCCAGAAAGTTTGAACACGATGACATTCTGGCTGGATGATGTTGGGATTCCAACTGATTACAGACACATGGAAGGGTCAAGTGTTAACACTTTAACTCTAGTTAACAAAGAGGGGAAAACACACTATGTGAAGTTCACATGGAAACCCACGTGTGgggttaagtgcttaatggatgaAGAAGCGATCAAGATCGGAGGAGCTAATCACAGCCATGCAACACAAGATCTTTACGACTCCATTGCAGCTGGGAATTTCCCGGAATGGAAGCTTTTTCTGCAAGTTATTGACCCGGATCATGAAGACAGGCTTGACTTTGACCCACTTGATGGAACGATGGTATGGCCGGAAGATGTGGTACCTTTGCAGCCGGTTGGGCGTATGGTTTTGAACAAGAACATTGATAACTTCTTTGCTGAGAATGAACAATTGGCGTTCAATCCCGGACTTGTTGTCCCCGGAATCTACTATTCCGATGATAAGATGCTTCAAGGGAGAATCTTTGCGTATTCCGATACTCAAAGGCATCGTCTTGGACCGAATTATCTTCAACTTCCGGTCAACGCCCCCAAATGTGCTCATCATAACAATCATTATGATGGAAATATGAACTTCATGCATAGAGATGAAGAG GTTGATTACTTCCCTTCGAGGTATGATCGTGTTCAACATGCTCAGAAATACCCGATCAATTCTGCTAGGGTTACTGGAACCCGTGAAAGG ACTGTGATCCCAAAATTTAACGATTTCAAGCAGCCAGGAGAGAGATACAGATCCTGGGAACCTGACAG gCAAGAACGATTCATTCACCGAATGGTTAAGATGTTGTCCGACCCACGGGTCACCCATGAGCTCCGCAGCATTTGGATCTCTTACTGGACCCAG GCTGACCAGTCTTTGGGCCAGAAGATAGCCTCAAGGCTCAGTGTGCGGCCCAGTTATTGA
- the LOC111878431 gene encoding catalase isoform X2, with protein MYTCILYLNTYQSQAFALKGRTSGKLLSSFSSSVFTLIRIMDPYKQRPSSAYNSPFWTTNAGLPVYNNTASLTVGNRGPILLEDYHLIEKLANFTRERIPERIVHARGASAKGFFEVTHDITHLTCADFLRAPGVQTPTIVRFSTVIHERGSPETIRDPRGFATKFYTREGNFDIVGNNFPVFFTRDAMAFPDVIHAFKPNPKSHIQEDWRILDFLSHHPESLNTMTFWLDDVGIPTDYRHMEGSSVNTLTLVNKEGKTHYVKFTWKPTCGVKCLMDEEAIKIGGANHSHATQDLYDSIAAGNFPEWKLFLQVIDPDHEDRLDFDPLDGTMVWPEDVVPLQPVGRMVLNKNIDNFFAENEQLAFNPGLVVPGIYYSDDKMLQGRIFAYSDTQRHRLGPNYLQLPVNAPKCAHHNNHYDGNMNFMHRDEEVDYFPSRYDRVQHAQKYPINSARVTGTRERTVIPKFNDFKQPGERYRSWEPDRQERFIHRMVKMLSDPRVTHELRSIWISYWTQADQSLGQKIASRLSVRPSY; from the exons ATGTACACCTGCATACTGTACCTCAATACTTATCAA TCTCAAGCATTTGCATTGAAAGGACGTACAAGCGGAAAGCTTCTCTCTTCCTTCTCCTCTTCAGTCTTCACTCTCATCAGGATCATGGATCCCTACAAG CAACGCCCTTCAAGTGCTTACAATTCCCCATTCTGGACAACAAACGCCGGTTTACCAGTCTACAACAACACCGCATCACTGACTGTTGGAAACAGAGGTCCGATTCTCCTTGAAGATTATCATCTGATCGAAAAACTTGCGAATTTCACTCGTGAAAGGATCCCAGAACGTATAGTCCATGCAAGAGGTGCTAGTGCAAAGGGTTTCTTCGAGGTCACACATGACATCACTCATCTCACCTGCGCTGATTTCCTCCGTGCTCCCGGAGTTCAAACTCCGACGATTGTTCGTTTCTCTACTGTCATCCATGAACGTGGAAGCCCTGAAACCATCAGAGACCCCCGAGGTTTTGCAACCAAGTTTTACACCAGAGAG GGTAACTTTGATATTGTGGGAAACAACTTCCCTGTGTTCTTCACTCGTGATGCAATGGCATTCCCAGATGTGATCCATGCATTTAAGCCAAACCCTAAATCACATATCCAAGAAGACTGGAGAATTCTCGACTTTCTCTCACACCATCCAGAAAGTTTGAACACGATGACATTCTGGCTGGATGATGTTGGGATTCCAACTGATTACAGACACATGGAAGGGTCAAGTGTTAACACTTTAACTCTAGTTAACAAAGAGGGGAAAACACACTATGTGAAGTTCACATGGAAACCCACGTGTGgggttaagtgcttaatggatgaAGAAGCGATCAAGATCGGAGGAGCTAATCACAGCCATGCAACACAAGATCTTTACGACTCCATTGCAGCTGGGAATTTCCCGGAATGGAAGCTTTTTCTGCAAGTTATTGACCCGGATCATGAAGACAGGCTTGACTTTGACCCACTTGATGGAACGATGGTATGGCCGGAAGATGTGGTACCTTTGCAGCCGGTTGGGCGTATGGTTTTGAACAAGAACATTGATAACTTCTTTGCTGAGAATGAACAATTGGCGTTCAATCCCGGACTTGTTGTCCCCGGAATCTACTATTCCGATGATAAGATGCTTCAAGGGAGAATCTTTGCGTATTCCGATACTCAAAGGCATCGTCTTGGACCGAATTATCTTCAACTTCCGGTCAACGCCCCCAAATGTGCTCATCATAACAATCATTATGATGGAAATATGAACTTCATGCATAGAGATGAAGAG GTTGATTACTTCCCTTCGAGGTATGATCGTGTTCAACATGCTCAGAAATACCCGATCAATTCTGCTAGGGTTACTGGAACCCGTGAAAGG ACTGTGATCCCAAAATTTAACGATTTCAAGCAGCCAGGAGAGAGATACAGATCCTGGGAACCTGACAG gCAAGAACGATTCATTCACCGAATGGTTAAGATGTTGTCCGACCCACGGGTCACCCATGAGCTCCGCAGCATTTGGATCTCTTACTGGACCCAG GCTGACCAGTCTTTGGGCCAGAAGATAGCCTCAAGGCTCAGTGTGCGGCCCAGTTATTGA
- the LOC111878431 gene encoding catalase isoform X3 — protein sequence MDPYKQRPSSAYNSPFWTTNAGLPVYNNTASLTVGNRGPILLEDYHLIEKLANFTRERIPERIVHARGASAKGFFEVTHDITHLTCADFLRAPGVQTPTIVRFSTVIHERGSPETIRDPRGFATKFYTREGNFDIVGNNFPVFFTRDAMAFPDVIHAFKPNPKSHIQEDWRILDFLSHHPESLNTMTFWLDDVGIPTDYRHMEGSSVNTLTLVNKEGKTHYVKFTWKPTCGVKCLMDEEAIKIGGANHSHATQDLYDSIAAGNFPEWKLFLQVIDPDHEDRLDFDPLDGTMVWPEDVVPLQPVGRMVLNKNIDNFFAENEQLAFNPGLVVPGIYYSDDKMLQGRIFAYSDTQRHRLGPNYLQLPVNAPKCAHHNNHYDGNMNFMHRDEEVDYFPSRYDRVQHAQKYPINSARVTGTRERTVIPKFNDFKQPGERYRSWEPDRQERFIHRMVKMLSDPRVTHELRSIWISYWTQADQSLGQKIASRLSVRPSY from the exons ATGGATCCCTACAAG CAACGCCCTTCAAGTGCTTACAATTCCCCATTCTGGACAACAAACGCCGGTTTACCAGTCTACAACAACACCGCATCACTGACTGTTGGAAACAGAGGTCCGATTCTCCTTGAAGATTATCATCTGATCGAAAAACTTGCGAATTTCACTCGTGAAAGGATCCCAGAACGTATAGTCCATGCAAGAGGTGCTAGTGCAAAGGGTTTCTTCGAGGTCACACATGACATCACTCATCTCACCTGCGCTGATTTCCTCCGTGCTCCCGGAGTTCAAACTCCGACGATTGTTCGTTTCTCTACTGTCATCCATGAACGTGGAAGCCCTGAAACCATCAGAGACCCCCGAGGTTTTGCAACCAAGTTTTACACCAGAGAG GGTAACTTTGATATTGTGGGAAACAACTTCCCTGTGTTCTTCACTCGTGATGCAATGGCATTCCCAGATGTGATCCATGCATTTAAGCCAAACCCTAAATCACATATCCAAGAAGACTGGAGAATTCTCGACTTTCTCTCACACCATCCAGAAAGTTTGAACACGATGACATTCTGGCTGGATGATGTTGGGATTCCAACTGATTACAGACACATGGAAGGGTCAAGTGTTAACACTTTAACTCTAGTTAACAAAGAGGGGAAAACACACTATGTGAAGTTCACATGGAAACCCACGTGTGgggttaagtgcttaatggatgaAGAAGCGATCAAGATCGGAGGAGCTAATCACAGCCATGCAACACAAGATCTTTACGACTCCATTGCAGCTGGGAATTTCCCGGAATGGAAGCTTTTTCTGCAAGTTATTGACCCGGATCATGAAGACAGGCTTGACTTTGACCCACTTGATGGAACGATGGTATGGCCGGAAGATGTGGTACCTTTGCAGCCGGTTGGGCGTATGGTTTTGAACAAGAACATTGATAACTTCTTTGCTGAGAATGAACAATTGGCGTTCAATCCCGGACTTGTTGTCCCCGGAATCTACTATTCCGATGATAAGATGCTTCAAGGGAGAATCTTTGCGTATTCCGATACTCAAAGGCATCGTCTTGGACCGAATTATCTTCAACTTCCGGTCAACGCCCCCAAATGTGCTCATCATAACAATCATTATGATGGAAATATGAACTTCATGCATAGAGATGAAGAG GTTGATTACTTCCCTTCGAGGTATGATCGTGTTCAACATGCTCAGAAATACCCGATCAATTCTGCTAGGGTTACTGGAACCCGTGAAAGG ACTGTGATCCCAAAATTTAACGATTTCAAGCAGCCAGGAGAGAGATACAGATCCTGGGAACCTGACAG gCAAGAACGATTCATTCACCGAATGGTTAAGATGTTGTCCGACCCACGGGTCACCCATGAGCTCCGCAGCATTTGGATCTCTTACTGGACCCAG GCTGACCAGTCTTTGGGCCAGAAGATAGCCTCAAGGCTCAGTGTGCGGCCCAGTTATTGA